One Chryseobacterium wanjuense genomic region harbors:
- a CDS encoding AraC family transcriptional regulator — translation MTKNLLFLIFLYSTMGWAQKSNDPFEQLYMKTLTEVAAKDTPRALKIADSMYAAATTPEHKGRAFMLSANIYLQQNKNEESIKFAEKAKDILDKSENDELKSKIRGLLASEYRIIGLNNKSKTYADEGLKLADKINNEQKKAQVKSLFYQELGYYEMEQKNHKNAIHYLNQSLECLSKIPADKINLGRTYQLLGQNYLELHDYKNSDSYNLKAIEILPETFVGTALSYIGLGISKTNQKQYKEAEKYLLKGLQYAETADHPAAKRTVYDGLAKYYEQTKQYEKASIYRKKFVEVFKKTEDKYKKTVDNDYDKIEKEKEQYIGWNSTKNIIIGVASLLILSLAILFIINRKKHKAEYQKFKSIIDHYKEKEEYVLESKVVTSEMEENENEEENIYEEIEAENKQNDIAINKETEAKILSELEQFEKDEKYNNSFISLSYLATEFNTNIRYISYVVKKHKGTDFKSYINKLRINYIIHKLNTSEKYRKYKVGALAEECGFSSHSKFTTIFKSITGISPSTFISFIEQEETKKNKN, via the coding sequence ATGACTAAAAATTTACTTTTTCTTATTTTCCTGTATTCTACGATGGGATGGGCCCAAAAAAGCAATGATCCTTTTGAACAGTTGTATATGAAAACTTTAACAGAAGTTGCGGCAAAAGATACCCCTCGTGCATTAAAGATTGCCGATTCGATGTATGCAGCGGCTACTACTCCTGAACATAAGGGAAGAGCTTTCATGTTAAGCGCTAACATCTACCTGCAACAAAATAAAAATGAAGAAAGTATAAAGTTTGCGGAAAAAGCAAAAGATATTCTCGACAAATCTGAAAATGATGAATTAAAATCAAAAATCCGTGGTCTTCTAGCTTCTGAATATCGAATTATTGGACTTAATAATAAATCTAAAACATATGCGGACGAAGGATTAAAGCTGGCTGATAAAATTAATAATGAACAGAAAAAAGCGCAAGTAAAATCCCTTTTTTACCAGGAATTAGGATATTATGAAATGGAACAGAAAAACCACAAAAACGCAATACATTATCTGAATCAGTCACTTGAATGCCTTTCAAAAATACCTGCTGATAAAATTAATCTGGGAAGAACATATCAACTTTTAGGACAAAATTATCTTGAGCTGCATGATTATAAAAATTCTGATAGCTATAATCTAAAAGCTATAGAAATTTTACCTGAAACATTTGTCGGTACAGCATTGAGCTATATTGGGTTGGGAATATCAAAAACCAATCAAAAGCAATATAAAGAGGCTGAAAAGTATCTTCTAAAAGGATTGCAATATGCCGAAACTGCCGATCATCCGGCTGCTAAAAGAACAGTGTACGATGGCCTGGCAAAATATTATGAGCAGACAAAGCAATATGAAAAAGCCAGCATATACAGAAAAAAATTCGTAGAAGTATTCAAGAAAACAGAAGATAAGTACAAGAAAACTGTTGATAATGATTACGATAAAATAGAAAAAGAAAAAGAGCAATATATAGGCTGGAACAGTACAAAGAATATTATAATCGGTGTCGCTTCCCTGCTGATTTTGAGTCTCGCTATTCTTTTCATCATTAATAGAAAGAAACACAAAGCCGAATATCAGAAATTCAAAAGTATTATCGATCATTATAAAGAAAAGGAAGAATACGTGTTGGAATCTAAAGTAGTAACCTCAGAAATGGAGGAAAATGAAAATGAAGAGGAAAATATCTACGAAGAAATAGAAGCAGAAAACAAACAGAATGACATAGCCATCAATAAAGAAACAGAGGCTAAAATCCTTTCGGAGCTCGAGCAGTTTGAAAAAGATGAAAAATATAACAACAGTTTTATATCCCTTTCCTATCTGGCCACAGAATTTAATACCAATATCCGATATATTTCTTATGTCGTGAAAAAACATAAAGGAACAGACTTTAAGAGTTATATCAATAAATTAAGAATCAACTACATCATCCATAAGCTAAATACATCCGAAAAATACAGAAAATACAAAGTGGGAGCTTTGGCTGAAGAGTGCGGTTTTTCATCGCACAGTAAATTCACCACTATTTTTAAATCCATTACAGGAATTTCACCTTCTACTTTTATTTCATTTATAGAACAAGAAGAAACAAAGAAGAATAAAAATTAA
- a CDS encoding nucleoside triphosphate pyrophosphohydrolase family protein produces MVCVENEIFNCLNDSFLDDLSNEFVMILSKIKENSPDKQLSSFHFIFIPTKIVFFMDQNSLDKIIQRSLEIREKYHQLEIRQNGKEWTLEQDVLAFLTDAGLVGRDVMSHEKTWTKPNSAEELEHKLAENIWWLIILADRTGIDIKEALEKFLIKTENILK; encoded by the coding sequence ATGGTATGTGTTGAAAATGAGATTTTTAATTGTCTGAATGATTCTTTTCTGGATGATTTATCTAATGAATTTGTGATGATTTTATCTAAAATTAAAGAAAACTCTCCTGACAAACAGTTGTCATCATTTCATTTTATCTTTATCCCGACAAAAATTGTTTTTTTTATGGATCAGAATAGTTTAGATAAAATCATACAGCGTTCCCTTGAAATCAGAGAAAAATATCATCAACTGGAAATTCGGCAGAATGGTAAAGAATGGACACTGGAACAGGACGTATTAGCTTTTTTAACCGATGCCGGATTGGTGGGAAGAGACGTTATGTCGCATGAAAAAACATGGACAAAACCCAATTCCGCAGAAGAACTGGAACATAAATTAGCCGAAAATATCTGGTGGTTGATTATCTTAGCAGACCGAACAGGAATTGATATTAAAGAAGCGTTAGAAAAATTTTTAATCAAAACCGAAAATATACTGAAATGA
- a CDS encoding DNA-3-methyladenine glycosylase I — translation MSYCLAIERMQPESRRELHKKYHDNHYGFPIHDDNELFGRLIMEINQAGLSWETILKKEESFRLAYDNFDIQKVAVYTEQDRERLLSDPGIIRNKLKVNAAIENAKTIIDLQKEFGSFEKWLEHHHPKTLPEWMKLFKKTFKFTGGEIVNEFLMSIGYLKGSHDESCSVYHEVLKHEPMWKKG, via the coding sequence ATGAGTTATTGTTTAGCCATAGAAAGAATGCAGCCTGAAAGCAGGAGGGAACTTCACAAAAAATACCATGACAATCATTATGGTTTTCCGATTCATGATGATAACGAATTGTTCGGAAGATTAATAATGGAGATCAATCAGGCGGGTCTGAGCTGGGAAACGATTCTGAAAAAGGAAGAAAGTTTCAGACTGGCTTACGATAATTTTGATATTCAAAAAGTGGCGGTTTACACGGAACAGGATCGTGAAAGATTATTAAGTGATCCGGGAATTATTCGGAATAAATTAAAGGTAAACGCAGCCATCGAAAATGCCAAAACCATTATCGATTTGCAAAAAGAATTCGGATCCTTCGAAAAATGGCTGGAACATCATCACCCGAAAACATTACCGGAATGGATGAAATTATTCAAAAAAACTTTCAAGTTTACAGGTGGAGAAATTGTGAATGAATTTTTAATGAGCATCGGTTATCTGAAAGGTTCTCACGATGAAAGTTGTTCGGTCTATCACGAAGTGTTGAAGCATGAACCGATGTGGAAGAAAGGATAA
- a CDS encoding DUF2199 domain-containing protein, whose product MMKYICQCCGEEKEDWPAIAFSAPSPYFHLTEEELEHSELTSDTCIINYPDHTNYFIRVVLVQEVDDSCQDLEYGVWVSLSEKSFNNYIENYDDKNFEGGCFGWLSNYIPDYEFDEAIPTDVFIDNKIGRPFIYPHESCEHPFVKDFYSGISKEEAEKRIGVVLNGS is encoded by the coding sequence ATGATGAAATATATCTGCCAATGCTGCGGCGAAGAAAAAGAAGACTGGCCCGCAATAGCTTTTTCAGCACCATCTCCTTATTTTCATTTAACTGAAGAAGAATTAGAGCATTCAGAACTAACATCTGATACATGTATTATTAATTATCCCGATCACACAAACTATTTTATCAGAGTGGTTCTTGTACAGGAAGTTGATGATAGTTGTCAGGATCTTGAATATGGCGTTTGGGTTTCATTAAGTGAAAAAAGCTTTAATAATTACATCGAGAACTACGATGATAAAAATTTTGAAGGTGGATGTTTCGGTTGGTTGTCAAATTACATTCCGGATTATGAATTTGACGAAGCCATTCCAACAGATGTATTTATTGATAATAAAATAGGAAGACCTTTCATTTATCCTCATGAGAGTTGCGAACATCCTTTTGTAAAGGATTTTTATAGCGGAATTTCAAAAGAAGAGGCTGAAAAAAGGATTGGTGTTGTTTTAAATGGTTCTTAA